One Mobula birostris isolate sMobBir1 chromosome 4, sMobBir1.hap1, whole genome shotgun sequence DNA window includes the following coding sequences:
- the LOC140196853 gene encoding apolipoprotein L6-like, translating into MGFDQDLAKKMNELQTEIQQWTEQSLKYITELRVIADCIDEYHADTTKTNIAGSATGVVGGMLSIAGLIASPFTLGSSLVLTGMGAIVGSAGGVTNIVASVSETSYQRRNQKRVDEIIQQYLKEQKDMVNKLELLNKAIESFIKIETRNVPNAVFVGTTQSITKSLNSISTVTSAVTKKALKVFKCVSGVLVGLAVVWDVYSVWKDSKELKDKETEISHMIREVAKRMEEERGNFEKIPSVLKNCTKLQKFQEQLGR; encoded by the exons ATGGGATTCGATCAAGATTTAG ccaaaAAAATGAATGAATTGCAGACGGAAATTCAGCAGTGGACAGAACAATCATTGAAGTACATCACTGAATTGCGAGTAATCGCTGATTGCATTGATGAATATCATGCAGATACTACCAAGACAAACATTGCAGGCTCTGCTACAGGAGTTGTGGGAGGAATGCTAAGTATTGCAGGATTGATTGCTTCTCCTTTCACATTGGGAAGCTCATTAGTGCTTACTGGTATGGGAGCGATAGTTGGTTCTGCTGGTGGGGTCACCAACATTGTAGCCAGTGTTTCTGAGACAAGCTATCAAAGAAGAAACCAGAAAAGAGTAGATGAAATTATACAGCAATATCTCAAGGAACAGAAAGATATGGTAAACAAACTAGAGCTACTCAACAAAGCAATTGAATCTTTCATTAAAATTGAGACAAGAAATGTACCAAATGCGGTATTTGTTGGCACAACTCAGAGTATCACGAAGAGCTTAAATAGTATATCTACAGTTACTTCAGCAGTGACTAAAAAGGCCTTAAAAGTATTCAAATGTGTTTCAGGAGTTTTGGTAGGTCTTGCTGTGGTATGGGATGTTTATTCTGTATGGAAGGATAGCAAAGAACTGAAAGACAAAGAGACAGAAATTTCTCATATGATCCGGGAGGTAGCTAAGAGGATGGAGGAAGAAAGGGGCAATTTTGAGAAAATTCCATCAGTGCTGAAGAACTGCACTAAGCTGCAGAAATTTCAGGAGCAATTGGGAAGATAA